ccacccccactctTGCTAATAGGGCCGTTCCCTTTCTCTCCACGATGGTATGATCCAAAGGCATAAAAACGGGGGGGCCCTGCAGCATTCAGTCAGTGGGTGAACAGATCGACGAGAAATCTGTTTCTCGCCAAACAAGTTGTATAGCTGACGCACACGTACCCAAAAGCAAAGATGCCAAAAAGTCTGCAGGAGCTGATCCAAAAGCTGCATGAGATCTTTCAAGACAACAATGTCAACGTGGATGAGGTGCAGGAACTCATGGAGTCATACAGGAGCAACCCTAAGGACTGGAAGCAATACGCCATGTTTGATAAACTCAGGTAAAACTCATTTCTTTTATGAAATGTTTATGATGAATTTCTTTGAACGAGCAGTGATGCACTTTGCACGCTTGTTGTGACGTCATTGCCTTTGCATTTGGTCCAATGAATAGATTTTTGTTGAAGGTAAATTCTGCTCTTTAATTATTTTGCTAGTTTTAAGAGATATACAATTACGATCAAATCTAAATGACAAATTATTCCAAATTTAGAGTGCATATAGTTAGATTGACAATTTGGTTTTAACAAAGAACAAATCTATATCTTTCAAACCTCAAGATATGCATGTTATCTGTCCTATATCGACTACACAGTGACCCACAATACATTGCAATGGTGTTCCCTTGCCAGTGTTGTGATGGCCATTGGAAGGGGGAGGGAGGTAGTGAGGGGTTTGCGGTTAACCAATCAACAGTAAGCAAACGACACACACCCgctcgtgtgtgtttgtgcagagGTTTGGGCTCCGGTGGCGTGAAGATCACCAGGGAGCCACCGCAGCTGCCTCCAAACTATTTGGCATATGATGGAATGTGAGGGAGGGGGGTTGTAGCCCCATCCCGGCTCCCTTCAATAAGTCTGTAAAAGACCTTAAGGGATGACATCAACTTTCTTCTCTGTACAGTGGAAATAAAAGATGCCAGAAATGACTAGTATAGTTATTGTTTTGGTAATGGGCAGTGTTGTTTGCAGCAAACGTACTATTTGGAATTATGGGCTAAAAATGCAATCTTTTGCCATAATATATTTTCCCATACCGGTTTAAAAAGTCATTCATGGGGGAGGTGGAATGATCTTGGTCTTTCACCATCACACATTCTTGCCTTTTTATTTACAGATACACGAGGAACTTGGTGGATGAAGGCAATGGGAAGTTCAACCTGATCATCTTGTGTTGGGGAGAAGGCCAAGGAAGGTGAGGAGAAAGTTGATATGCATGCAGCGcaacacattttgtaaatctagACTAGCCTTTAATAGCAGTGATACCCAATCACTATGCTGTGTCATATTAGTATGTCGGGGCTTATCAGGTTTGCTGCCGGAAATGACCTAAATTCAACTCGGTCCAAAATCTCAATATTTATTCAATATCAATATTTTGCTACAATTCCTTTTACTGATATTCTATGGTACGAGATTTATATTACAAATTTTTGGTCCAGCAGGGTCCGCTGATGTATACACAAACAATAATGGGATTTTAGTTTTGACACATTGTAAATATTTGCTTCTTTTGTCATTGCACACGTGGCGGCACATAATGATACACAATATAATCTGGCCCCTCCTAACACTGctgcgcgtgcgtgcatgtgtgctgtGACCACCTTGCAGTAGTATACACGACCACTCCAATTCCCACTGCTTCATGAAGATGCTCCAGGGCGAGCTCAAGGAGACTCTCTTCGACTGGCCCGAGAAGGAAGGCGGGGACATGACTGAGAGGTCAAACAGGACCCTGGAAAACAACTCTGTGGCCTACATAAATGgtaagaagaaaacattttttttggctGATGTCTGCATTCTTCCACGGGGCGTTATCAtgtcgtgtgtgtgcatgtgtcaaaagaacaaacatctTCTGCATGCTCTCCTCCTGCGGCAATAACTCTCTGACCTGCAGTTATGTGATGCATGTATGTGATAAGTGTGCTCACCCGACTCGTAGCAAATGTGCCTTCTTTCTTAATCAAATAGAAACTCTTTGGTTAAGAGTGAAGACATGAAAAAAATGTGGCATCCATGATGGCGATATACTGTTATCTTAAATCCTATGATTTAATGAGTTAAATATAGATTTTGCCCAATGTGTATGTTGCTAAGTGTTGCTAAGAAAATATACAGTGCGTCGCTGAATGCCAAGTTCTTcttaaaaagcaaacaaaccaCAAGGGGAACGGTATAAATAGCAAAAAACAGTTGACCCATAAAAATTTGTGTTGCTATCGCATGGTGCCGTCGTGGTTAGCTTGTATCTCACAGTTATGAGGTTTAAATATACAATTCATGTTCTCCCTGCGCTAGCGTGGGCTTCCTCCCAGATTTCAAAAATGTTCCGAGATTGACTTGTCCATATATGGGAAAATAGTGCGACTGATTATTTATATGTTTCCTGAgagtggctggcgaccagtcaaGTCGAACACGACCACTTGCCCAAAGTCAGTTGGTATCGACTCCAGCTCTGTGTAATGTGGTGTTCCACAAAGATCTGTCCTGGAGCCATTTGTTATTCCACATTGACAATGCAAATTTTATTGCCCCTGGTTTATTTAACTTAAATGTTGATTAGTATAATTTTGATCTCATTATATGTGTCCTGAAATGATCAGATGACCTGtgctacaaaaaaaatgattggATGGATGCTGATATTCTGTAAGCGCTGACCACTGAATATTATTTCCTTACCTTTTGGTTTGGCTCATGCGCCTCAGAGGACTTTGTATAAACTCCCCAATTGGAAACATTTCGTCACTCGTTGTTTCCAACAGTGGGAGAAACATTTCACAACATTCCAGTCATTCACTGATGGAACAtttgcactgttttttttttgtttttttttccagacaaaATTGGCCTACACCGTGTGGAGAACGCAAGCCACACGGAGGGTTCGGTCAGTTTGCACCTCTACAGCCCACCTTTCCAGACGTGTAAAGTCTTTGACCAGCGCACCAGCCACACAACCGAAGCCAAGATGACCTTCTGGAGCAAATATGGAGAGAGGACACCATTTGTAAGCAACTTTGTCATCAACATTTCATTCTATTTGAACTAATTCAAGAGATGCATACACAGCAGATTGAATGCATAGAGTATCAACACCCAGCCCATTAGCTGAATTTCCACAGGGAGAGGAAATTGTAAATTTTTTTACAGCTTTTCTCATGGTTGTTAAAAGCAATACAAGCTTCACTGACTGCTACACATTTTTATGCGCGTCTCACAGAAATAAATGTGAACAGGCCAGACCTTTGGCTTATTAAACACTATGCAGTACACTTGGCTTAATTTTATCGTGCATCGATTTTATTTTCCTAGTGACGCAAATGGTACTAATTCGGTGGACTGGCCCACGCGCTGTTAAAGTATACCTTGACCACAACGCCGGGAGTTTAAGTACTTTAGTTTGCGATACTAAATGATAAGATAGCGGCAGTAAAAACGAAGCCATAGCCTCTGTGTTTTTCTTAAGTAttaataagttaaaaaaaaaagtaatacagGATAAAAGACTATTTTGAATTACAcagttataaaaataaaaaatatatatttaaaataaaatgtgattatTATAATTGTGGATTATGGGAAAATCTAACTTTTCTCTTTTATGTATTGTAGGAGACCACAGCATCAAAGGAGAACAACTAGTTTTCCAAAAGGAGACTCtgaacctttttttctttttttgcttctttgatTTTGTTGTTCGCTTTTAAATATGTAGTTTTTTAAATAAGCTGCAAGCAGAATCAAAATGACACACATGCATTAGTATGGCTTTATCACTCGCTGCTTGACAAATACTTTTGATTACCATGCAACCGAATGCATGAATGGACACACATTTTGTCATGTTAGAGAGAAAATTTGCACCCCCTTGTTGCTTCGGCTGAATGGATAGCAAATTTCTCTCGCAGTTTAGCACTTTTCTGTCTGCAATATCCTGGAATGTTCATTGATGCGAAAATTGGATGGATGaaggaaaaatgtttttgtatgtGGGTaaaaaatttgacatttttatttgttacttGTGAAATCATTGCGCTCTATGGTGcagttttacatttttatttgttgcctGTGAAATCATTGATCTCTGAAGCAATAAATCATCAATGGAACAATAAGCATTTTGTTTTTGGATTGCTTTTTTGTTTGGCTATTCAAACATGTACTATTTCCCACTTAATTACGGTGTCCCGCAAGGGTTTGAATTGGAGCCATACGTTATTGTATGTTGACAATGC
This portion of the Syngnathus scovelli strain Florida chromosome 3, RoL_Ssco_1.2, whole genome shotgun sequence genome encodes:
- the LOC125994699 gene encoding cysteine dioxygenase type 1 — its product is MPKSLQELIQKLHEIFQDNNVNVDEVQELMESYRSNPKDWKQYAMFDKLRYTRNLVDEGNGKFNLIILCWGEGQGSSIHDHSNSHCFMKMLQGELKETLFDWPEKEGGDMTERSNRTLENNSVAYINDKIGLHRVENASHTEGSVSLHLYSPPFQTCKVFDQRTSHTTEAKMTFWSKYGERTPFETTASKENN